A window of the Euzebya pacifica genome harbors these coding sequences:
- a CDS encoding adenylate/guanylate cyclase domain-containing protein: MTSHADPDRARQIRRLFRLGMSVQAATDAVDADRVTMALVDHLIGGGRDFTREEAAGRAGLSLHVAETIDRVAGVGDDARYSESGIHHLALIARLLQVLPEEEVLEQIRADIPILRALALRTLDTARTVFIDAARRDHPDPVDAGVALSEVAKPLLDLSSELVGASYRRVILELMTSDIVVESLRSEGETVDVAVGFVDVVGYTSLSARVDPSGLDEVLTRFESDCQAVVEAHPAVSLVKFMGDAGMFVALDPVELATALFGLVSDRADDDEESIPTSAGIAHGPALLRGGDYFGPPVNEAARLTDLARRHSVLVSDQLKEPLSGDFDLRRLAPVSLHGIGRRRPYALRRAQDDG, from the coding sequence GTGACCTCCCATGCCGATCCGGACCGTGCCCGCCAGATCCGCAGGCTGTTCCGCCTCGGCATGTCGGTGCAGGCTGCGACGGATGCGGTGGACGCCGACCGGGTGACGATGGCGCTCGTCGACCACCTGATCGGTGGCGGGCGGGACTTCACGCGCGAGGAGGCCGCCGGACGTGCCGGCCTGTCCCTGCACGTCGCCGAGACGATCGACCGGGTCGCCGGCGTCGGGGACGACGCCAGGTACTCCGAGTCCGGCATCCACCACCTCGCCCTGATCGCCCGACTGCTGCAGGTCCTGCCCGAGGAGGAGGTGCTGGAGCAGATCCGCGCCGACATCCCGATCCTGCGGGCGTTGGCCCTGCGCACGCTCGACACCGCACGGACGGTCTTCATCGACGCGGCCAGGCGGGACCACCCCGACCCCGTGGATGCCGGCGTGGCCCTGTCGGAGGTCGCAAAGCCCCTGCTGGACCTGTCCTCGGAGCTGGTCGGGGCGAGCTACCGCCGCGTGATCCTCGAGCTGATGACGTCCGACATCGTCGTGGAGTCCTTGCGCTCGGAGGGCGAGACCGTGGACGTCGCTGTCGGATTCGTCGACGTGGTCGGCTACACCTCGTTGTCGGCCCGCGTCGACCCCAGCGGCCTGGACGAGGTCCTGACCCGGTTCGAGTCCGACTGCCAAGCTGTCGTGGAGGCCCATCCCGCGGTGTCGCTGGTCAAGTTCATGGGGGACGCCGGCATGTTCGTGGCGCTCGACCCGGTGGAGCTCGCCACCGCCCTCTTCGGGCTGGTGTCGGACCGGGCAGACGACGACGAGGAGTCGATCCCGACCAGCGCGGGCATCGCCCATGGGCCAGCGCTGCTGCGCGGCGGCGACTACTTCGGCCCACCGGTCAACGAAGCTGCCCGGTTGACCGACCTCGCCCGCCGCCACAGCGTGCTGGTCTCCGACCAGCTGAAGGAGCCGCTGTCCGGCGACTTCGACCTGCGCAGGTTGGCGCCCGTCTCACTCCACGGCATCGGCCGTCGCCGACCCTACGCCCTGCGCAGGGCTCAGGACGACGGCTGA
- the acs gene encoding acetate--CoA ligase codes for MSESSLENLYHEGRAFPPPDAFAAQANVSDDGVYEQAAKDPEAWWAQQAEHLRWTTPWEQVLEWNPPHAKWFVGGQLNIADNCLDRHLEAGRGDRVAYYWEGEPADERRTITYAELHEEVCRFANVLKARGVGKGDRVAIYLPMIPELPVAMLACARIGAIHSVVFAGFSSQALADRIDDADARLVITADGANRRGNTIGLKEAVDAGIERAESDRVSTVIVVNRTGTDVDMVDGRDVWWHDVMDGASADCPAEPMDAEDVLYILYTSGTTGKPKGIVHTTGGYLTQTTATHRLTFDLKPETDVYWCAADIGWVTGHSYIVYAPLANGATSVMYEGTPDFPDKDRFWDIVDRYDVSILYTAPTAIRAFMKWGTEYPERHDLTSLRVLGTVGEPINPEAWMWYHRHIGGESAPIVDTWWQTETGGHMITPLPGITHARPGSAMTAFPGIDARVVDIEGKEVGNGEGGYLVIAKPWPSMLRTIWGDDQRYRDTYWSRFGPDTYFAGDGAKLDEDGNIWLLGRVDDVMNISGHRLSTTEVESALVDHPSVAEAAVVGRADDLTGQAISAFVTLRGTHEPSEDLEAELKAHVAEVIGKIARPAEIYFTPDLPKTRSGKIMRRLLKQISEGSDLGDATTLANPDIVNALQQAARGR; via the coding sequence ATGAGCGAGTCCAGCCTCGAGAACCTGTACCACGAAGGCCGTGCCTTCCCGCCACCGGACGCGTTCGCCGCGCAGGCCAACGTCTCGGACGACGGGGTGTACGAGCAGGCGGCCAAGGATCCGGAGGCGTGGTGGGCCCAGCAGGCCGAGCACCTTCGGTGGACGACGCCGTGGGAGCAGGTGCTCGAATGGAACCCCCCGCACGCGAAGTGGTTCGTCGGTGGACAGCTCAACATCGCCGACAACTGCCTGGATCGGCACCTGGAGGCCGGTCGGGGCGACCGGGTGGCGTACTACTGGGAGGGTGAGCCGGCCGACGAGCGGCGCACGATCACCTACGCGGAGCTGCACGAGGAGGTGTGCCGGTTCGCCAACGTGCTGAAGGCGCGAGGGGTGGGCAAGGGCGATCGGGTGGCGATCTACCTGCCCATGATCCCCGAGCTGCCGGTGGCGATGCTCGCGTGCGCCCGGATCGGGGCGATCCACTCGGTGGTGTTCGCCGGGTTCTCCTCCCAGGCGCTCGCCGATCGCATCGATGATGCCGATGCCCGGCTGGTCATCACCGCCGACGGCGCCAACCGGCGTGGCAACACCATCGGGTTGAAGGAGGCGGTGGACGCCGGCATCGAGCGGGCCGAGTCCGACCGGGTGTCGACCGTGATCGTGGTCAACCGCACGGGTACCGACGTCGACATGGTCGATGGTCGTGACGTGTGGTGGCACGACGTGATGGACGGCGCGTCGGCGGACTGCCCGGCCGAACCGATGGATGCCGAGGACGTCCTGTACATCCTCTACACCTCCGGTACGACGGGGAAGCCGAAGGGGATCGTGCACACCACCGGTGGCTACCTGACCCAGACCACTGCCACGCATCGGCTGACGTTCGACCTCAAGCCCGAGACCGATGTGTACTGGTGTGCCGCCGACATCGGGTGGGTGACCGGCCACAGCTACATCGTCTACGCGCCGCTGGCCAACGGGGCCACGTCGGTGATGTACGAGGGCACCCCCGACTTCCCCGACAAGGACCGGTTCTGGGACATCGTGGACCGCTACGACGTCTCGATCCTCTACACCGCGCCGACCGCCATCCGGGCGTTCATGAAGTGGGGCACGGAGTATCCCGAGCGGCACGACCTGACGTCGCTGCGGGTGCTCGGCACCGTCGGTGAGCCGATCAACCCCGAGGCGTGGATGTGGTACCACCGTCACATCGGTGGCGAGTCCGCCCCGATCGTGGACACGTGGTGGCAGACCGAGACAGGCGGCCACATGATCACCCCGCTGCCCGGCATCACCCACGCCCGGCCCGGATCGGCCATGACCGCCTTCCCCGGCATCGACGCCCGCGTCGTGGACATCGAGGGCAAGGAGGTCGGCAACGGCGAGGGTGGCTACCTGGTCATCGCCAAGCCGTGGCCGTCGATGCTGCGGACCATCTGGGGCGACGACCAGCGGTACCGGGACACCTACTGGTCACGGTTCGGGCCCGATACCTACTTCGCCGGCGACGGCGCCAAGCTCGACGAGGACGGCAACATCTGGCTGCTCGGCCGCGTCGACGACGTCATGAACATCTCGGGGCACCGGCTGTCCACCACCGAGGTCGAGTCGGCGCTGGTCGACCATCCTTCCGTGGCCGAGGCCGCGGTGGTGGGTCGCGCCGACGACCTCACTGGTCAGGCCATCAGCGCCTTCGTGACGCTCCGCGGCACCCACGAGCCATCGGAAGACCTCGAGGCCGAGCTGAAGGCGCACGTCGCGGAGGTCATCGGGAAGATCGCCCGTCCCGCCGAGATCTACTTCACCCCGGACCTGCCGAAGACCCGCTCCGGCAAGATCATGCGCCGACTGCTCAAGCAGATCTCGGAGGGCTCCGACCTCGGCGACGCCACCACGCTCGCCAATCCCGACATCGTCAACGCCCTGCAGCAGGCCGCCAGGGGCCGGTGA
- a CDS encoding putative bifunctional diguanylate cyclase/phosphodiesterase has product MDHTADMPQATTSNGPPPGAVRRVWMLTAAVAVISTVGTLVLPRSPITGGDVLRVLLLTALVAVTERWSLSARVGHVSHRLTLSEVPLVLGAFAVSPLLLVGARLVGGIVGLQVLRRQEPYKTAYNVGYLWIETLIVLNVLDLLGASSITGGPRASLAIVAIAVSVAVTGAVAKVGAISATQGRLVRGLALRGLRDGLGPSLATAAATTVGVVLYRTEPTLLWAPAVVLGVLMLAYRSHVQLVEAQDLQSSLIAITQGITGESTPEETAMLMATATRRILDAPAAAISLADPDTGRRTWYGADADSWTMLEEARLAAIRAAGPGARHAPGGTIAAPVDAATDSWLVVGYSRRSPTGEADRQTVGMLANHAAVALANAHRGAALRAQAEQATFEATHDPLTGLANRAALIIAIEAALVEDTTFAVLLIDLDNFKEINDALGHAAGDKVLGVIGQRLTPFVDEARLVCRLGGDEFAVIIDGGEVSARDVAGRIRDAIGAPVQLGSYTLQVGCSVGIATYPHLGRDADELMTHADLAMYEAKARGGGVAVFGAAAGGRAMRQLAISSGFRSALGNGDINLVFQPLVDLQTDRVVTMEALSRWTHPDLGPVSPEEFVRVAEQSGLITDLTHRVLDSALSWHRRWLDAGEDLPVSVNVSATSLLDTGLPRLVATTLDAHGVRADRLTLELTESSVIGDPQRTLEVLARLQRLGVRTAIDDFGTGYSSLAYLAQLPVDEVKIDKSFVLPMLDGTGSLPLVAGIIRLCTEMGFDIVAEGIETDEVQQTLRDMGCTRGQGFGIARPMGPEAVVEWVRRHHGHRTLHVVADPARRGTGVTGPWRPAAGR; this is encoded by the coding sequence ATGGATCACACCGCCGACATGCCGCAGGCCACCACATCGAACGGACCGCCCCCCGGGGCGGTTCGTCGCGTGTGGATGCTGACCGCCGCGGTCGCCGTGATCAGCACGGTGGGCACGCTGGTCCTGCCGAGGTCGCCGATCACGGGCGGCGACGTCCTCCGGGTGCTGCTGCTGACCGCACTGGTCGCCGTCACGGAGCGGTGGTCGTTGTCTGCGCGCGTCGGCCACGTCTCCCACCGGCTGACGCTGTCGGAGGTTCCGCTCGTGCTCGGGGCCTTCGCGGTGTCGCCGCTCCTGCTCGTGGGGGCACGCCTCGTGGGCGGCATCGTCGGCCTGCAGGTGCTCAGGCGCCAGGAGCCCTACAAGACCGCCTACAACGTGGGCTACCTGTGGATCGAGACGCTGATCGTCCTGAACGTCCTGGATCTGCTCGGCGCGTCCTCGATCACCGGAGGACCCCGGGCGTCGTTGGCCATCGTCGCGATCGCCGTGTCCGTGGCCGTGACCGGTGCGGTCGCCAAGGTCGGGGCCATCTCGGCCACACAGGGACGGCTCGTCCGGGGCCTGGCCCTGCGCGGACTGCGTGACGGCCTCGGCCCCTCGCTGGCCACCGCGGCGGCAACCACCGTCGGGGTGGTGCTGTACCGGACCGAGCCGACGCTGCTGTGGGCCCCCGCGGTGGTGCTCGGGGTCCTGATGCTGGCCTATCGCTCGCACGTCCAGCTCGTCGAGGCGCAGGACCTGCAGTCCAGCCTGATCGCCATCACCCAGGGCATCACCGGGGAGTCCACGCCCGAGGAGACCGCGATGCTGATGGCGACCGCGACCCGTCGCATCCTGGACGCCCCCGCCGCGGCGATCAGCCTGGCCGACCCCGACACGGGCAGGCGGACGTGGTACGGCGCCGATGCCGACAGCTGGACGATGCTGGAGGAAGCGCGGCTCGCGGCCATCCGCGCAGCGGGTCCGGGCGCACGTCACGCCCCCGGCGGCACGATCGCCGCGCCCGTCGACGCGGCGACCGACAGCTGGCTCGTCGTCGGCTACAGCCGCAGGTCCCCAACGGGTGAAGCCGACCGTCAGACCGTCGGCATGCTGGCCAACCACGCCGCCGTGGCGCTGGCCAACGCCCATCGCGGTGCAGCGCTGCGAGCACAGGCCGAGCAGGCGACGTTCGAGGCCACCCATGACCCGCTGACCGGGCTGGCCAACCGCGCGGCCCTGATCATCGCCATCGAGGCGGCCCTGGTCGAGGACACCACGTTCGCCGTGCTGCTGATCGACCTCGACAACTTCAAGGAGATCAACGACGCCCTCGGCCACGCCGCAGGAGACAAGGTCCTGGGCGTGATCGGCCAGCGCCTGACCCCGTTCGTGGACGAGGCCCGGCTGGTCTGCCGCCTGGGCGGCGACGAGTTCGCGGTGATCATCGACGGTGGCGAGGTCAGCGCCCGCGATGTGGCAGGGCGCATCCGTGACGCGATCGGGGCGCCTGTGCAGCTGGGGTCCTACACCCTGCAGGTCGGCTGCAGCGTCGGCATCGCCACGTATCCCCACCTCGGCCGGGATGCCGACGAGCTGATGACCCATGCCGACCTCGCCATGTACGAGGCGAAGGCGCGGGGCGGCGGCGTGGCCGTCTTCGGTGCGGCGGCCGGAGGCCGGGCGATGCGCCAGCTCGCCATCAGCTCCGGTTTCCGATCAGCGCTCGGCAACGGCGACATCAACCTGGTGTTCCAGCCGCTCGTCGACCTGCAGACCGACCGCGTGGTCACCATGGAAGCCCTGTCCCGCTGGACCCATCCGGACCTCGGGCCGGTCAGTCCCGAGGAGTTCGTCCGTGTCGCCGAGCAGTCCGGCCTGATCACCGACCTCACCCATCGTGTGCTCGACTCGGCGCTGTCGTGGCACCGCCGGTGGCTCGACGCCGGTGAGGACCTGCCCGTCTCGGTGAACGTCAGCGCGACCTCGCTGCTGGACACGGGCCTGCCTCGCCTGGTCGCCACCACGCTGGACGCCCACGGCGTCCGCGCCGACCGGCTGACCCTCGAGCTGACCGAGTCCAGCGTCATCGGTGACCCCCAGCGCACCCTGGAGGTCCTGGCCCGCCTCCAGCGACTGGGCGTCCGAACCGCGATCGACGACTTCGGCACCGGATACTCCTCGCTGGCCTACCTGGCCCAGCTGCCGGTCGACGAGGTCAAGATCGACAAGTCCTTCGTCCTGCCGATGCTGGACGGGACCGGATCGTTGCCCCTGGTCGCCGGGATCATCCGGCTCTGCACCGAGATGGGCTTCGACATCGTCGCGGAGGGCATCGAGACCGATGAGGTCCAGCAGACGCTCCGCGACATGGGATGCACCCGCGGCCAGGGATTCGGGATCGCCCGGCCGATGGGACCCGAGGCCGTCGTGGAGTGGGTGCGGCGGCACCACGGCCACCGCACCCTTCACGTCGTCGCGGACCCCGCTCGACGCGGGACAGGCGTCACCGGCCCCTGGCGGCCTGCTGCAGGGCGTTGA
- a CDS encoding S8 family serine peptidase, which yields MTAASRPRLVRLLLVVLLTSVVGNIPLPAHADDLPARSSELPSPPSADEAVSWEAEGTTATLDHVAEAVRATRLHERGLTGRGIGIALIDTGVAPVVGLTDVVHGPDISLDSQAEQAQHYDVYGHGTHLAGIITSDRLDAPGLAPDATLLSVKVGAYNGAVDVSQVIAGIDWVVQHREEHNIRVLVLAYGTDSTQDPLVDPLSHAVETAWHNGITVVTAAGNDGQVRDSLVNPATNPWVIAVGAVDTQGTRRVSDDTVATFSPAGTPARGPDVLAPGVGMVSARVPGGYLDTTFPGAQRPGDLFRGNGTSQAAAVVGAGVALMLEDDPSLTPDDVKARIVDGSKVLRQDGTGEAPGMLNLTQARTSDVIGAQVHLLSSGTGTLEGARGSYHLLGDSPLTGEQDIFGQPFDSVVWAAEATALTSWDGGTWNNTEWTGWGWDGWGWDTAEWTGTTWDGWGWDGWGWDGWGWDGWGWDGWGWDGWGWDGWGWDGWGWDGTQWD from the coding sequence ATGACCGCCGCATCCCGCCCCCGCCTCGTCCGCCTGCTCCTCGTCGTGCTCCTCACCAGCGTGGTGGGGAACATCCCGCTCCCCGCCCACGCCGACGACCTGCCCGCCCGCTCCAGCGAGCTGCCCAGCCCGCCGAGCGCTGACGAGGCGGTCTCGTGGGAGGCGGAGGGCACAACCGCGACGCTGGACCATGTCGCCGAGGCCGTCCGGGCAACCCGCCTGCACGAGCGAGGCCTCACCGGACGGGGGATCGGCATCGCCCTGATCGACACGGGTGTTGCCCCAGTCGTCGGCCTGACCGATGTCGTCCACGGCCCCGACATCTCGCTGGACTCCCAGGCGGAGCAGGCCCAGCACTACGACGTGTACGGCCACGGCACACACCTTGCCGGCATCATCACCTCCGACCGCCTGGACGCCCCCGGACTGGCCCCGGATGCCACGCTGCTGTCGGTCAAGGTCGGTGCGTACAACGGTGCGGTCGACGTCTCACAGGTCATCGCCGGCATCGACTGGGTCGTGCAGCACCGCGAGGAGCACAACATCCGTGTCCTCGTCCTGGCCTACGGCACCGACTCCACGCAGGACCCGTTGGTGGATCCCCTGTCCCACGCCGTCGAGACCGCATGGCACAACGGCATCACCGTCGTCACCGCGGCGGGCAACGACGGGCAGGTCCGGGACTCCCTGGTGAACCCGGCCACCAACCCGTGGGTGATCGCCGTCGGCGCCGTGGACACGCAGGGCACGCGACGGGTGTCCGACGACACCGTGGCCACCTTCTCCCCGGCCGGCACCCCCGCTCGCGGACCGGACGTGCTTGCCCCCGGCGTCGGCATGGTCTCCGCCCGTGTGCCCGGCGGCTACCTGGACACCACGTTCCCGGGGGCCCAGCGGCCCGGGGACCTGTTCCGCGGCAACGGCACGTCGCAGGCCGCTGCTGTCGTCGGCGCCGGCGTGGCGTTGATGCTCGAGGACGACCCGTCGTTGACGCCCGACGACGTCAAGGCACGCATCGTCGACGGCAGCAAGGTCCTGCGGCAGGACGGGACGGGTGAGGCCCCCGGCATGCTGAACCTGACCCAGGCCCGTACCTCCGACGTCATCGGTGCCCAGGTGCACCTCCTGAGCTCGGGGACCGGCACCCTGGAGGGTGCCCGTGGCTCCTACCACCTCCTCGGCGACAGTCCGCTGACCGGCGAGCAGGACATCTTCGGCCAGCCCTTCGACAGCGTCGTGTGGGCCGCCGAGGCCACGGCGCTGACGTCGTGGGACGGCGGCACCTGGAACAACACCGAGTGGACCGGTTGGGGCTGGGACGGCTGGGGTTGGGACACCGCGGAGTGGACCGGGACGACCTGGGACGGCTGGGGCTGGGACGGCTGGGGCTGGGACGGTTGGGGCTGGGACGGCTGGGGCTGGGACGGCTGGGGCTGGGACGGCTGGGGCTGGGACGGCTGGGGCTGGGACGGCTGGGGCTGGGACGGCACCCAATGGGACTGA
- a CDS encoding putative bifunctional diguanylate cyclase/phosphodiesterase: MTATPHVLTPIVDRPEQRVWIASALAAVLLALPISQMPLPPVGVTEMLLGLCLAATVAASERWASTTVRIGEQTHNLTLGEVPLVVGLMLVSPGVLLLARITGAFVGLKVFRRQAGHKTAFNIVHLTAETLVAIGLAAAVAPDGLHDGLRLTILGTSVAVAVATGGGLAMAAVMRITAGRPPPGTLVVSTVREGLFASLVASGAAVMGLALWGVSPLLLWGPLAVTTAIVAAHRSGLGLVQANAIQGGLLTFTRSVTGEEDVTATATHLVEATRSLLSAELVAIRLDGLDDGHDPSWIGVGSAEASKLDHDLALDGRHDEAGCCVGSARETVFAALPTGWLAVGMDRASIRPHDRSAVHMVGNHAAVVLANAERGTKLRRQAAEAHHQARHDSLTGLPNRLALRSAIQTAIEADQPFGVLLVDLNDFKQINDALGHAAGDEVLTELAKRLGPVTEGARLLSRLGGDEFAVVATGDQAACVALGQQLNGEIGREVHISSYDLLVGSSVGLALYPDHGTDVGELLKNADLAMYEAKALGGGVAVFGTDSSGRAMRQLEISSAFRHALQEQQLTVVFQPIIDVATSAVTGVEALTRWTHPELGAVSPDEFIAVAEQTGLITELTHFVLDTTLQWQRLWAAAGLDLQVAVNLSPRSLLDAALPRLVQRHLATHGLPANRLTLELTENSVITDPTRTLAALDRLSGLGVRLSVDDFGTGYSSLSYLRNLPIDCVKIDKSFVLPMDGDPRARGLVAGIIGLCDRLGFSVVAEGIETQDVLDALQDMGCASGQGYFISRPLDGAGILDWVRGRSPTEARDSLCVEANNS, from the coding sequence ATGACCGCGACCCCACACGTGCTGACCCCGATCGTCGATCGGCCGGAACAGCGCGTCTGGATCGCCTCGGCCCTGGCCGCGGTGCTGCTCGCCCTGCCGATCAGCCAGATGCCGCTTCCCCCCGTGGGCGTGACCGAGATGCTGCTCGGACTGTGCCTGGCAGCCACCGTCGCCGCCAGCGAACGCTGGGCCAGCACGACCGTCCGCATCGGTGAGCAGACCCACAACCTGACCCTGGGAGAGGTTCCGCTCGTGGTCGGACTGATGCTCGTCTCACCGGGGGTCCTGCTGCTCGCCCGCATCACCGGCGCGTTCGTCGGGTTGAAGGTCTTCCGTCGACAGGCCGGCCACAAGACCGCGTTCAACATCGTCCACCTCACCGCCGAGACCCTTGTCGCGATCGGCCTGGCGGCCGCGGTCGCGCCGGACGGGCTCCACGACGGGTTGCGCCTCACGATCCTCGGCACCAGCGTGGCCGTCGCCGTCGCGACCGGTGGCGGACTGGCGATGGCGGCGGTGATGCGCATCACCGCCGGCCGACCCCCGCCCGGCACGTTGGTGGTCTCCACCGTGCGGGAGGGGCTCTTCGCGTCCTTGGTGGCGAGTGGTGCAGCGGTCATGGGACTGGCGTTGTGGGGCGTCTCGCCGCTGCTGCTGTGGGGGCCGCTCGCGGTCACCACGGCGATCGTGGCGGCCCACCGCTCGGGGCTCGGACTGGTGCAGGCCAACGCCATCCAGGGCGGCCTGCTGACCTTCACGCGCAGTGTCACCGGCGAGGAGGACGTCACCGCCACGGCGACCCATCTCGTCGAGGCGACTCGGTCGCTGCTGTCCGCCGAGCTCGTCGCGATCCGGCTGGACGGTCTCGACGACGGCCACGACCCGAGCTGGATCGGCGTCGGGTCGGCGGAGGCGAGCAAGCTCGACCACGACCTCGCGCTGGACGGCCGACACGACGAGGCCGGCTGCTGTGTCGGCTCGGCCCGCGAGACCGTGTTCGCCGCCCTTCCGACGGGCTGGCTTGCGGTGGGCATGGACCGGGCGTCCATCCGGCCCCACGACCGCAGCGCCGTCCACATGGTCGGCAACCACGCCGCGGTCGTGCTCGCCAACGCCGAACGCGGGACGAAGCTTCGTCGACAGGCGGCGGAGGCCCACCACCAGGCACGGCACGACTCCCTCACGGGCCTGCCCAACAGGTTGGCCCTGCGATCGGCCATCCAGACGGCGATCGAGGCGGATCAGCCCTTCGGTGTCCTCCTGGTGGACCTCAACGACTTCAAGCAGATCAACGACGCGCTCGGCCACGCAGCCGGCGACGAGGTGCTCACCGAGCTGGCCAAGCGGCTCGGTCCGGTCACCGAGGGCGCCCGCCTGCTGTCCCGACTCGGGGGTGACGAGTTCGCGGTCGTGGCCACGGGCGACCAAGCGGCCTGCGTGGCGCTCGGGCAGCAGCTCAACGGCGAGATCGGGCGCGAGGTGCACATCAGCTCCTACGACCTCCTGGTCGGCAGCAGCGTCGGCCTGGCCCTGTACCCCGACCACGGCACCGACGTCGGCGAGCTGCTCAAGAACGCCGACCTCGCGATGTACGAGGCCAAGGCGCTCGGCGGAGGCGTCGCCGTCTTCGGCACGGACTCCAGCGGACGGGCGATGCGCCAGCTGGAGATCAGCAGCGCCTTCCGCCACGCGCTGCAGGAACAGCAGCTGACGGTCGTGTTCCAGCCGATCATCGACGTGGCGACGTCCGCCGTGACCGGCGTGGAGGCCCTCACCCGGTGGACCCACCCGGAGCTGGGCGCGGTGAGCCCCGACGAGTTCATCGCGGTGGCCGAGCAGACGGGCCTGATCACGGAGCTCACCCACTTCGTGCTCGACACGACCCTGCAGTGGCAACGCCTGTGGGCGGCCGCGGGACTGGACCTCCAGGTCGCCGTGAACCTCAGCCCACGATCGTTGCTCGACGCCGCACTTCCCCGGCTGGTCCAGCGCCATCTGGCCACCCACGGCCTGCCGGCGAACCGGCTGACGCTGGAGCTGACCGAGAACAGCGTGATCACCGACCCGACCCGGACCCTCGCTGCGCTGGATCGTCTCTCCGGCCTCGGCGTCCGGCTGTCGGTCGACGACTTCGGGACGGGGTACTCGTCGCTGTCGTACCTGCGCAACCTGCCCATCGACTGCGTCAAGATCGACAAGTCGTTCGTGCTGCCGATGGACGGGGACCCTCGGGCGCGGGGGCTCGTGGCAGGCATCATCGGCCTGTGCGATCGACTCGGCTTCAGCGTGGTCGCCGAGGGCATCGAGACCCAGGACGTCCTCGATGCCCTGCAGGACATGGGCTGCGCCTCCGGTCAGGGGTACTTCATCTCCCGACCACTCGACGGCGCCGGAATCCTCGACTGGGTGCGGGGGCGGTCCCCCACCGAGGCTCGAGACTCACTTTGCGTAGAGGCAAATAACTCTTAG
- a CDS encoding S8 family serine peptidase: MPKITLSHKLATLLLPAVLLLGTTPVAAEAPRHTSRSALPLDLGGLLGDTLALLDITAESVSWEQEGTNAELHHVGTAVGADNLHRRGLTGAGIGVALIDTGVADVRGLEDVVRGPDLSLDSQFEEAWARDLYGHGTHLAGILASDRPDVPGLASDATLVSVKVGATNGAVDVSQTIAAIDWVVQHRHEHNIRVLALAYGTDGTQDPIHDPLSHAIEVAWRHGIVVVVAAGNHGAVRDGVVNPALNPYVIAVGAVDTQGTSARLDDEVPEFSPTGTRQRRPDVFAPGVGIVSLQAPGGYLDTAYPQARQPDGRFRGNGTSQATMVVASAAALLLQDRPELSPDDVKQLLVRSSQGVSSLLSSTNMIDVEAARSLRPRRATQQFPHSRGDGSLELARGSMHIGVDGAWLDGERDIHGRPFDSARWAAAAEAGTSWSNGRWNGSRWTSSGRIDHAWPGQTWQGRSWSGWSWNGWSWNGWSWNGWSWNGWSWNAAEWR; the protein is encoded by the coding sequence ATGCCCAAAATCACGCTCAGTCACAAGCTCGCGACGTTGCTCCTGCCGGCCGTGCTGCTGCTGGGCACGACACCCGTCGCGGCGGAGGCTCCGCGGCACACGAGCCGGTCCGCGCTGCCGCTGGACCTCGGGGGACTCCTCGGCGACACGCTCGCCCTGCTGGACATCACGGCGGAGTCCGTTTCGTGGGAGCAGGAGGGCACCAACGCCGAGCTGCACCACGTCGGTACGGCGGTCGGTGCCGATAACCTCCACCGACGTGGCCTCACCGGCGCGGGCATCGGGGTCGCCCTCATCGACACCGGCGTCGCCGACGTCCGCGGCCTCGAGGACGTGGTGCGCGGACCGGACCTGTCGCTGGACTCACAGTTCGAGGAGGCCTGGGCCCGCGACCTCTACGGCCACGGCACCCATCTGGCGGGCATCCTCGCCTCGGACCGTCCCGACGTCCCCGGGCTGGCATCGGACGCCACCCTCGTGTCGGTGAAGGTCGGCGCCACCAACGGCGCCGTGGACGTGTCCCAGACCATCGCCGCGATCGACTGGGTCGTCCAGCACCGCCACGAGCACAACATCCGTGTGCTGGCGCTCGCCTACGGCACCGACGGGACGCAGGACCCGATCCACGATCCCCTGTCCCACGCCATCGAGGTGGCCTGGCGCCACGGGATCGTGGTCGTCGTTGCAGCTGGCAACCACGGCGCCGTACGGGACGGCGTGGTCAACCCTGCCCTCAACCCCTACGTCATCGCCGTCGGCGCCGTCGACACGCAGGGCACGAGCGCGCGGCTGGACGACGAGGTCCCGGAGTTCTCACCGACCGGCACCCGCCAGCGACGCCCCGATGTCTTCGCACCCGGAGTCGGCATCGTCTCCCTGCAGGCGCCCGGCGGATACCTGGACACCGCCTACCCGCAGGCGAGGCAGCCGGACGGACGGTTCCGCGGCAACGGTACGTCCCAGGCCACCATGGTCGTGGCCAGCGCTGCCGCCCTGTTGCTCCAGGATCGTCCCGAGCTGTCACCCGACGACGTGAAGCAGCTCCTCGTGCGCAGCTCGCAGGGCGTGTCGAGCCTGCTCAGCAGCACGAACATGATCGACGTCGAGGCTGCCCGCAGCCTTCGGCCACGGCGAGCCACCCAGCAGTTCCCGCACAGCCGCGGAGACGGGTCGTTGGAGCTGGCCCGTGGATCCATGCACATCGGGGTCGACGGCGCCTGGCTGGACGGGGAACGGGACATCCACGGACGCCCGTTCGACTCCGCCCGATGGGCCGCCGCGGCGGAAGCCGGGACGTCCTGGAGCAACGGTCGATGGAACGGATCCCGCTGGACGTCGTCGGGTCGGATCGACCACGCCTGGCCCGGCCAGACCTGGCAGGGCCGCTCGTGGAGCGGCTGGTCCTGGAACGGGTGGTCGTGGAACGGCTGGTCCTGGAACGGGTGGTCCTGGAACGGCTGGTCGTGGAACGCCGCTGAGTGGCGCTAG